CGGCCTTTGAGATCTGCGACCAGCTTGGAGGCGCCCCGGATATCCTTGCCCTGCCTGTGGGCAATGCAGGCAATATTTCTGCCTATTGGAAAGGGTTTAAAGAATATAGTGAAGTACGCGGCACTGATCTTCCAAAAATGCATGGAGTACAGGCCGAAGGTGCAGCGGCCATCGTTCATAACCGTGTGTTTGAAAATCCCGAGACGATTGCTACAGCCATCCGAATCGGAAATCCTGCGAGCTGGCACTTAGCCAATGCAGCATTGTCAGAATCAAATGGGAAGATTGATGAAGTCAGCGATGAAGAGATTCTTTGCATGTATCGTAAACTTGCTTCTTCTGAAGGGATTTTTGCTGAGCCAGCTTCGTGTGCTTCGCTTGCGGGAGTATATAAACAGCTTCGCAATGGGGAGATTCCGCATAAAACAAAGGTTGTGGCCATCCTGACTGGGAACGGACTTAAGGATCCTAATACAGCCATTGATTGCAGCCCTGTGAAGCCAGTTTTGCTGCCTAATGATGAAAAAGCAGTAGCGGATCATATCAAGGGAGCCGTTCACACATGAGCGAAGGTGAAATGGTTGTCATCAAAGTACCGGCCAGCACTGCAAATCTCGGGCCAGGCTTCGACTCGATCGGCCTCGCATTAAATTTATATTTGACGCTTGAAGCCGAGAGGGCAGATAAGTTTGAAATGATTCCTTTATCAGAGCCGCTAAGCATCTACCCTTTAGATGAATCGAATTTTATTTTTCAAGTTGCAAAGGGTACGGCAAAGAAGTATGGAAGAGAGCTTCCAGGATGCAAAGCCCGGATTTCAAGTGATATCCCCCTTACACGCGGACTTGGATCAAGCGCTGCTGCCATTGTAGCGGGAATTGAATTAGCTGACGCGCTTTGTGATCTTCAGCTGAGCCAGTATGAAAAGCTGGAGCTGTCATCACGAATGGAGGGGCATCCGGATAACGCAGGAGCTTCCCTTCTCGGAGGCCTTGTCATTGGCTGCATGTCAGAGGAAGAGGTTTCTGTCCAAAGCATTAAAAATATAAGTTTTGATGTTATAGCAGTGGTGCCAAAAGAAGAGCTCCTTACAAAGGAATCCAGAGGCGTCCTGCCTGAAGCATGGTCTTTTAAAGAAGCCGTACAGGCTGGGGCAGTCGGCAATGTCATGGTTGCAGCACTGCTTAGCGGGAATTATTCCCTGGCAGGCAAGATGATGAGTGCTGACTTATTTCATCATCCTTACCGCAAGAAAATGGTTCCCCATTTGGAAGTTATTGAAAAGGAAGCACCTCGTCTAGGAGCATTTGGAGTTGCCTTAAGCGGTGCCGGACCGGCGGTTCTCTGCCTTGCAGAGCCAGAAGGTGCTCCTGCAGTGGCTGAAGGGCTTCAGCGGATTTTTCCGGAAATGGAAATCCTTTCCCTCAAAATTGATCAGGTAGGCGTCACTGTTTTAAAAAAAGCCTAGCTGAACTGGAAATAGGCCATACAGTATAAATAAAAAAAGCGATGTCATGCCGACATCGCTTTTTGTAAGGTAAAATTAAAATACTTGTTCTACTTCGACTACACCAGGTACTTCTTCTAAAAGAGCGCGCTCAATACCGGCTTTTAACGTAATCGTTGAACTT
This window of the Cytobacillus pseudoceanisediminis genome carries:
- the thrB gene encoding homoserine kinase, producing MSEGEMVVIKVPASTANLGPGFDSIGLALNLYLTLEAERADKFEMIPLSEPLSIYPLDESNFIFQVAKGTAKKYGRELPGCKARISSDIPLTRGLGSSAAAIVAGIELADALCDLQLSQYEKLELSSRMEGHPDNAGASLLGGLVIGCMSEEEVSVQSIKNISFDVIAVVPKEELLTKESRGVLPEAWSFKEAVQAGAVGNVMVAALLSGNYSLAGKMMSADLFHHPYRKKMVPHLEVIEKEAPRLGAFGVALSGAGPAVLCLAEPEGAPAVAEGLQRIFPEMEILSLKIDQVGVTVLKKA
- the thrC gene encoding threonine synthase — translated: MRWEGLLKTYKDLLPVNENTPMLTLNEGNTPLIRLDKLSRDWGIDLYVKTEGANPTGSFKDRGMVMAVAKAKEEGSDAIICASTGNTSAAAAAYAARAGMRCVVVIPEGKIAMGKLAQAVMYGAEVVSIEGNFDQALAMVRKISETEPITLVNSVNPYRLEGQKTAAFEICDQLGGAPDILALPVGNAGNISAYWKGFKEYSEVRGTDLPKMHGVQAEGAAAIVHNRVFENPETIATAIRIGNPASWHLANAALSESNGKIDEVSDEEILCMYRKLASSEGIFAEPASCASLAGVYKQLRNGEIPHKTKVVAILTGNGLKDPNTAIDCSPVKPVLLPNDEKAVADHIKGAVHT